One window of Corallococcus caeni genomic DNA carries:
- a CDS encoding AMP-binding protein: MNASRSPTAPGFSTLVELLRTRALHQPDARAFTFLLDGESEEALLTYAELDRQARAIGALLLQGGWAGRRALLLYAPGPEYIAAFFGCLYAGVTAVPAYPPMRPRQAPRLQAIAADAQAELALTTSPILEMLQGFFTDMPDLAALKWLATDGEDVAAHAEAWRAPEMTSGTLAFLQYTSGSTSTPKGVVLTHGNLLHNLTLIQRCFGHTPESRGVIWLPPYHDMGLIGGILQPIFVGFPVTLMSPLAFLQRPMRWLEAVSRERATTSGGPNFAYDLCARRATAEDVEKLDLSAWNVAFTGAEPVRTETLDRFTEVFGPRGFRRNAFYPCYGLAEATLIVSGGEHTALPVMRSARAEALEQNRFIEAAPGTDGARSFIGCGQSLPEQRILIVEPGTGVELAPGHVGEIWVSGPSVAQGYWRRPEQTAQTFHAHLAGGTEGPFLRTGDLGFLEGGELFVTGRLKDLIILRGRNHYPQDLELTAEQSHPALRSGCGAAFSMEADGEEQLVIVYELDRQHLRTDPESVAAAIRKALSEQHGVYVSEVVLIRTGGIPKTSSGKIQRNACREEFRAGALDVIGRSGPARVEQGAEASVLDRERLLAAAPEERPGLLEQDLRERVARLLQVAPTQVPSGQPVSGLGLDSLMAVELQHGVESCLHVPLPMADVLEGATLGDLAALVLRALETQSDAPSVEVVAPTAEAGSDRVPLSPGQQALWFLQQFDPGSVAYNIASAVRIRGPLDLAALRASLRALVERHEQLRSTFVDQPGGAVQVLAPFHDGCFLLEEASAPSEAWLRERLTAEAHRPFDLERGPLLRVHLFERSEQEHVLLLVVHHVVADLWSLTVMIRELDQLYPAAVAGRPANLPALSMRYTDTVRRQLARLERGEGERLWAYWRERLAGTLPVLDLPTDHPRPPVQTYRGGSVHFRVGAELSGKLKALARGAETTLFTALLAAFQVLLHRHSGQEDILVGSPTLGRTEAGTAHVVGYFVNPVVLRADLSGRPAFESFLRRMRQVVLEALKHQDFPFALLVDRLHPKRDASRSPLFQAMFTLQQAQLPSALRGLPEFALGSSGATMTVGGLPFEAIALEQQVSQFDLTLMMAEHDAELVGAFQYNSDLFEAATVERMSSRFMTLLESIVADPGQPVSTVPVLPEAERQRLLVELNATATPYPLELSLPSLFFAQAARTPDATALFTSQTQLSFRSLSERVCRLAHHLRLLGVGPEVTVGVFLQRSDELATSLLAILCAGGAYVPLDPAYPSERLALMLEDSRAGLVLSHSALRDRLPPGAHRALCLDEVADEVASRPSFPPPLHLFPDNLAYLIYTSGSTGRPKAVAISHRSAAAMLFWARDCFSPEERSGVLASTSVCFDLSV, from the coding sequence ATGAATGCTTCGCGCTCCCCTACCGCCCCCGGGTTCTCCACGCTCGTCGAGCTGCTGCGCACGCGGGCGCTCCATCAGCCCGACGCCCGTGCGTTCACCTTCCTGCTGGACGGTGAGTCGGAAGAGGCCCTGCTGACGTACGCGGAGCTGGACCGTCAGGCCCGGGCCATTGGCGCGCTCCTGCTCCAAGGGGGCTGGGCGGGGCGCCGGGCGCTGCTGCTGTACGCACCGGGGCCGGAGTACATCGCCGCGTTCTTCGGGTGCCTGTATGCCGGCGTCACCGCGGTGCCGGCCTATCCGCCGATGCGGCCCCGCCAGGCCCCCCGGCTCCAGGCCATCGCGGCCGATGCCCAGGCGGAGCTGGCGCTCACGACGTCGCCCATCCTGGAGATGCTCCAGGGCTTCTTCACGGACATGCCGGACCTGGCGGCGCTGAAGTGGCTGGCCACGGATGGCGAGGACGTCGCCGCGCACGCGGAGGCCTGGCGGGCCCCGGAGATGACCTCCGGCACGCTCGCGTTCCTCCAGTACACCTCCGGATCCACGTCCACGCCCAAGGGCGTGGTGCTCACGCATGGCAACCTGCTGCACAACCTGACGCTCATCCAGCGCTGCTTCGGGCACACGCCCGAGAGCCGGGGCGTCATCTGGCTGCCGCCGTACCACGACATGGGGCTCATCGGCGGAATCCTCCAGCCGATCTTCGTTGGATTCCCCGTCACGCTGATGTCGCCGCTGGCGTTCCTCCAGCGCCCCATGCGCTGGCTGGAGGCCGTCTCGCGGGAGCGTGCGACGACCAGCGGCGGACCGAACTTCGCCTACGACCTGTGCGCGCGCCGGGCGACGGCCGAGGACGTGGAGAAGCTGGACCTCAGCGCGTGGAATGTCGCCTTCACCGGCGCGGAGCCCGTGAGGACGGAGACGCTCGACCGCTTCACGGAGGTGTTCGGGCCTCGTGGCTTCCGCCGCAATGCCTTCTACCCCTGCTACGGCCTGGCCGAGGCGACGCTGATCGTCTCCGGCGGTGAGCACACCGCGCTCCCGGTGATGCGGAGCGCGCGAGCGGAGGCGCTGGAGCAGAACCGGTTCATCGAGGCGGCTCCCGGCACCGACGGCGCACGCTCCTTCATCGGGTGCGGCCAGAGCCTTCCTGAACAGCGGATCCTCATCGTGGAGCCGGGGACGGGGGTGGAGCTGGCGCCCGGGCACGTCGGAGAGATCTGGGTCTCTGGCCCGAGCGTCGCGCAGGGCTACTGGCGCCGTCCGGAGCAGACGGCGCAGACCTTCCACGCGCACCTCGCGGGAGGCACGGAGGGGCCCTTCCTGCGGACCGGGGACCTGGGCTTCCTGGAGGGCGGCGAGCTCTTCGTCACGGGCCGCCTCAAGGACCTGATCATCCTCCGGGGCCGCAACCACTACCCGCAGGACCTGGAGCTGACCGCCGAGCAGAGCCACCCCGCGCTGCGCTCCGGCTGTGGCGCGGCGTTCTCGATGGAAGCGGACGGCGAGGAGCAGCTCGTCATCGTGTACGAGCTGGACCGCCAGCATCTGCGGACCGACCCGGAGTCCGTGGCCGCCGCCATCCGGAAGGCCCTCTCCGAGCAGCATGGCGTCTACGTCTCCGAGGTCGTCCTCATCCGGACCGGCGGCATCCCGAAGACGTCGAGCGGGAAGATTCAACGCAATGCCTGCCGGGAGGAGTTCCGCGCGGGCGCCCTGGACGTCATCGGCCGCAGCGGGCCGGCCCGCGTCGAACAGGGAGCCGAGGCCTCCGTGCTGGACCGGGAGCGGCTGCTGGCGGCCGCTCCGGAAGAGCGACCGGGGCTCCTGGAGCAGGACCTGCGGGAGCGCGTGGCCCGGCTCCTCCAGGTGGCGCCCACACAGGTCCCCTCGGGGCAACCGGTCAGCGGCCTGGGGCTCGACTCGCTCATGGCCGTGGAGCTCCAGCACGGCGTCGAGTCGTGCCTCCACGTGCCGCTGCCCATGGCGGACGTGCTGGAGGGGGCTACGCTCGGCGACCTGGCGGCGCTGGTGCTGCGCGCGCTGGAGACGCAGTCGGATGCTCCCAGCGTTGAGGTCGTCGCGCCCACGGCGGAGGCCGGCTCGGACAGGGTTCCGCTTTCGCCGGGCCAGCAGGCCCTCTGGTTCCTTCAGCAGTTCGATCCCGGGAGCGTCGCGTACAACATCGCGAGCGCTGTCCGGATCCGCGGCCCCCTGGACCTGGCGGCGCTGCGCGCTTCGCTGCGGGCCCTGGTGGAGCGGCATGAGCAGCTTCGCTCCACCTTCGTGGATCAGCCGGGCGGCGCGGTGCAGGTCCTCGCGCCCTTCCACGACGGATGCTTCCTGCTGGAGGAGGCCTCCGCCCCGAGCGAGGCGTGGCTGAGGGAGCGGCTGACCGCGGAGGCCCACCGCCCGTTCGACCTGGAGCGCGGTCCGCTCCTGCGCGTCCACCTCTTCGAGCGCTCGGAGCAGGAGCACGTGCTGCTGCTGGTCGTCCACCACGTCGTGGCCGACCTGTGGTCGCTGACGGTGATGATCCGCGAGCTGGATCAGCTCTATCCCGCCGCGGTCGCGGGCCGCCCGGCGAACCTGCCCGCGCTGTCCATGCGCTACACGGACACGGTGCGGCGTCAGCTCGCGCGGCTGGAGCGCGGCGAGGGGGAGCGGCTCTGGGCGTACTGGCGTGAGCGGCTCGCGGGCACGCTGCCCGTCCTCGACCTCCCGACGGATCATCCGCGGCCGCCCGTGCAGACCTACCGTGGCGGCTCCGTTCACTTCAGGGTGGGCGCCGAGCTCAGCGGGAAGCTCAAGGCGCTCGCGCGTGGCGCCGAGACAACCCTCTTCACGGCGCTGCTCGCGGCATTCCAGGTGCTGCTGCACCGGCACAGCGGGCAGGAGGACATCCTGGTCGGCTCCCCGACGCTGGGGCGGACCGAGGCGGGCACGGCCCACGTCGTGGGCTACTTCGTGAACCCCGTCGTCCTCCGGGCCGACCTGTCAGGACGGCCCGCTTTCGAGTCGTTCCTACGGCGGATGCGGCAGGTCGTCCTGGAGGCGCTGAAGCACCAGGACTTCCCCTTCGCCCTGCTCGTCGACCGCCTCCACCCGAAGCGGGATGCGAGCCGGTCACCGCTCTTCCAGGCCATGTTCACCCTGCAGCAGGCCCAGTTGCCTTCGGCGCTGCGTGGCCTGCCTGAGTTCGCGCTGGGCTCCTCGGGGGCCACGATGACGGTCGGCGGACTCCCGTTCGAGGCCATCGCGCTCGAACAGCAGGTGTCGCAGTTCGACCTCACCCTGATGATGGCCGAGCACGACGCGGAGCTCGTCGGCGCGTTCCAATACAACTCGGACCTGTTCGAGGCGGCGACAGTCGAGCGGATGAGCAGCCGGTTCATGACGCTGCTCGAAAGCATCGTCGCGGATCCCGGCCAGCCGGTCTCCACCGTGCCGGTACTGCCGGAGGCCGAGCGTCAACGGCTGCTGGTGGAGCTCAACGCCACCGCCACACCCTACCCGCTGGAGCTCTCCCTCCCCTCCCTCTTCTTCGCCCAGGCCGCGCGCACGCCGGACGCCACCGCCCTCTTCACCTCGCAGACGCAGCTCTCCTTCCGCTCCCTCTCCGAGCGCGTCTGCCGCCTCGCCCACCACCTGCGCCTGCTGGGCGTCGGCCCCGAAGTCACCGTCGGCGTCTTCCTCCAGCGCTCCGACGAGCTCGCCACCAGCCTCCTCGCCATCCTCTGCGCTGGTGGCGCCTACGTCCCCCTCGACCCCGCCTACCCCTCCGAGCGCCTCGCCCTCATGCTCGAGGACTCTCGCGCGGGCCTGGTGCTGTCCCACTCCGCGCTCCGCGACAGGCTGCCCCCGGGCGCTCACCGT
- a CDS encoding cytochrome P450, with the protein MTTARPSSPSIPGPSALPLLGLQGSLIKFSLDPVAHMREAHATYGNVVAFAKQDPKWVYAFGAENNQRVLTDNTTFHIPSMSLTLPIPPGSSLDRLNSGLITMNGERHKKQRRLIMPVFHKKHLDVYCEDMVRVTEEYISGWKVGQPLNIAKAMQHLALIIVGKTLFGTDSRTEASLLGGVIRKWIDTQTSLGVFAFPRDLPGTPYRRLLRLSETLEAHLLKKIEQKRANPQSQHDLLWLLMQARDEEGTEMTDHELIGQANNLFNGGHETSGNALGWTLFLLSQHPEILANVLEELKSVLRGGAPGVEHLGQLPLLEGCIKESLRLLPPGTYSMRVVNEPVELGAYTIPKGTLVILSIYMTHMLPELYPEPRKFKPERWHKAPANPYGFMTFSAGARRCIGAEFAMMEMKIVLAILLQRFSMQLDAGARIDRRVRLTLFPKRGIPMTLGEPGRLPVRAGVRGNIHEMVDLS; encoded by the coding sequence ATGACGACTGCCCGTCCATCCTCCCCGTCCATCCCCGGACCGAGCGCGCTGCCGCTGCTGGGACTCCAGGGAAGCCTCATCAAGTTCTCGCTCGATCCCGTCGCGCACATGCGCGAGGCGCACGCGACCTACGGGAACGTCGTCGCGTTCGCGAAGCAGGACCCGAAGTGGGTCTATGCCTTCGGCGCGGAGAACAACCAGCGCGTCCTCACGGACAACACGACGTTCCACATCCCTTCCATGTCGCTGACGCTGCCCATCCCGCCAGGCTCCAGCCTGGACCGGCTGAACTCCGGGCTCATCACCATGAACGGGGAGCGGCACAAGAAGCAGCGGCGGCTCATCATGCCGGTGTTCCACAAGAAGCACCTGGACGTGTACTGCGAGGACATGGTCCGCGTGACGGAGGAGTACATCTCCGGGTGGAAGGTCGGACAGCCGCTGAACATCGCCAAGGCGATGCAGCACCTGGCGCTCATCATCGTGGGCAAGACGCTCTTCGGCACCGACTCCCGCACGGAGGCCTCGCTGCTGGGCGGCGTCATCCGCAAGTGGATCGACACCCAGACGAGCCTGGGCGTGTTCGCCTTCCCGCGCGACCTGCCGGGGACGCCCTACCGCCGGCTGCTGCGCCTGTCCGAGACGCTGGAGGCGCACCTGCTCAAGAAGATCGAGCAGAAGCGCGCCAACCCGCAGTCGCAGCACGACCTGCTGTGGCTGCTGATGCAGGCGCGCGACGAGGAGGGGACGGAGATGACCGATCACGAGCTGATCGGCCAGGCCAACAACCTCTTCAACGGCGGCCATGAGACGAGCGGCAACGCCCTGGGCTGGACGCTGTTCCTGCTGTCCCAGCACCCGGAGATCCTCGCCAACGTGCTGGAGGAGCTGAAGTCCGTGCTGCGCGGCGGCGCTCCGGGCGTCGAACACCTGGGCCAGCTGCCGCTGCTGGAGGGGTGCATCAAGGAGAGCCTGCGCCTGCTGCCGCCGGGCACCTACAGCATGCGCGTGGTGAACGAGCCGGTGGAGCTGGGCGCGTACACGATTCCCAAGGGCACGCTCGTCATCCTCAGCATCTACATGACGCACATGCTGCCGGAGCTGTACCCCGAGCCGCGCAAGTTCAAGCCCGAGCGCTGGCACAAGGCGCCGGCGAACCCCTACGGCTTCATGACGTTCAGCGCGGGCGCGCGCCGCTGCATCGGCGCCGAGTTCGCGATGATGGAGATGAAGATCGTCCTCGCCATCCTGCTCCAGCGCTTCAGCATGCAGCTGGACGCTGGCGCGAGGATCGACCGCCGCGTCCGGCTGACGCTGTTCCCGAAGCGCGGCATCCCGATGACGCTGGGCGAGCCCGGACGCCTGCCGGTGCGCGCGGGCGTGCGCGGCAACATCCACGAGATGGTCGACCTCTCCTGA